From a region of the Azospirillum formosense genome:
- a CDS encoding GNAT family N-acetyltransferase, which produces MDAATASQDVISLPVAIRPACRTDLPDLEWFGLHTPHREILATAFRAQERGSGALLVAEVNGFPAGQICIDFQRKRHLRRATLWALRVFQPFRNRGIATRLMAAAEGTALDHGYSEAELGVDRDNAGVLPFYERLGYELRGTERGRYSYRTPAGELVQVPIDQWIMRKPLLRRAAWQTGAGFAPVIPPPAL; this is translated from the coding sequence ATGGACGCCGCCACCGCGTCGCAGGATGTCATCAGCCTGCCCGTCGCAATTCGCCCGGCCTGCCGGACCGATCTGCCGGATCTCGAATGGTTCGGGCTGCACACGCCGCATCGGGAAATCCTCGCCACGGCGTTCCGCGCCCAGGAACGCGGAAGCGGCGCCCTCCTGGTGGCGGAGGTCAACGGCTTCCCCGCCGGCCAGATTTGCATCGACTTCCAGCGAAAACGGCACCTGCGTCGCGCGACGCTGTGGGCCTTGCGGGTGTTCCAGCCCTTCCGCAACCGCGGCATCGCGACACGGCTGATGGCTGCCGCGGAGGGCACCGCGCTCGACCATGGCTATTCGGAAGCGGAATTGGGCGTGGACCGGGACAACGCCGGGGTCCTGCCTTTCTACGAGCGGCTGGGCTACGAGCTGCGCGGCACCGAACGGGGGCGTTATTCCTACCGCACCCCGGCCGGCGAACTGGTGCAGGTGCCCATCGATCAGTGGATCATGCGCAAGCCGCTGCTCCGGCGGGCGGCGTGGCAGACCGGGGCCGGCTTCGCGCCGGTCATTCCGCCGCCAGCGCTATGA
- a CDS encoding LysE family transporter has translation MNWQTLGFFFATAFVLSMTPGPNMLLAMSLGLRYGVRRAAWGGLGMCVALTTMATLSVLGLGALLAASEPAFQAVKWAGVAYLTWLGIAAWRAPVPDGSPRVSGAAAAEEAPAHRLFLRGLLVAFSNPKALVFMAALFPQFIDPAAPLVPQLVALVAIMVVIEFGWIMAYATGGNSIGARLTSGSAARTLNRLTGGLMIGAGGLLALARRL, from the coding sequence ATGAACTGGCAGACTCTCGGATTCTTCTTCGCGACGGCCTTCGTGCTGTCGATGACCCCCGGCCCCAACATGCTGCTCGCGATGAGCCTTGGCCTGCGCTACGGCGTCCGCCGGGCGGCCTGGGGCGGGCTCGGCATGTGCGTGGCGCTGACGACGATGGCCACCCTGTCGGTGCTGGGCCTCGGCGCCCTGCTGGCGGCGTCGGAGCCGGCCTTCCAGGCGGTGAAATGGGCGGGCGTCGCCTATCTGACCTGGCTCGGCATCGCCGCGTGGCGGGCGCCGGTGCCGGACGGCTCGCCGCGAGTCAGCGGCGCCGCGGCGGCGGAGGAGGCCCCGGCCCATCGCCTGTTCCTGCGCGGGCTGCTGGTCGCCTTCAGCAACCCGAAGGCGCTGGTCTTCATGGCCGCGCTGTTCCCCCAGTTCATCGACCCGGCGGCCCCGCTGGTGCCGCAGCTCGTCGCGCTGGTGGCGATCATGGTGGTGATCGAGTTCGGCTGGATCATGGCTTATGCCACCGGCGGCAACAGCATCGGCGCCCGCCTGACCAGCGGGTCCGCCGCCCGCACCCTCAACCGCCTGACCGGGGGCCTGATGATCGGCGCCGGCGGGCTGCTGGCGCTCGCCCGCCGCCTGTGA
- a CDS encoding alpha/beta hydrolase, with protein MRRTVGQALLGLVVALAMLGSAQPAAAQIHLNPAYGDGALLGPTMARGAVVWSHGRSVDVEDSNAPTPLYMKTMKDAGWDVFRLDRMRVSDTLPNSSRALAGYADQLKDRGYRKVVLTGQSFGAFLSLMAAGQSDRVDAVVGTAPAAFGNFSDSYDSFRDNAAQLWPILRGIHNARVMLFFFHGDDFDPGGRGESARSILSSRGLDHIVVDQPALLTGHGAATTGMFVRRFGACILRFAEAPPRRGDPSCDESWGRTPSAELMRAAAPEPRTGSGTSSPAGTGARSFLGVWYGAYINGREIALAVDRVDGDAVYADYVLGPGMEADQPMERAQRKGRIENDELVFDEKGRNVLRYSIRTDGRLSATWLDRSGKGRLETTLRRMD; from the coding sequence ATGAGGCGGACAGTCGGACAGGCGCTGCTTGGATTGGTGGTGGCGTTGGCGATGCTCGGATCGGCGCAGCCGGCGGCGGCCCAGATTCACCTGAACCCGGCCTATGGCGACGGCGCCCTGCTCGGCCCGACCATGGCCCGCGGCGCGGTGGTGTGGAGCCATGGCCGGTCGGTGGATGTGGAGGATTCGAACGCCCCCACCCCGCTCTACATGAAGACCATGAAGGATGCGGGCTGGGACGTGTTCCGGCTCGACCGCATGCGCGTCAGCGACACCCTGCCGAACAGCTCCCGCGCGCTGGCGGGCTACGCCGATCAGTTGAAGGACCGCGGCTACCGCAAGGTCGTGCTGACCGGCCAGTCCTTCGGCGCCTTCCTCTCGCTGATGGCCGCCGGGCAGAGCGACCGGGTGGACGCCGTCGTCGGCACCGCCCCCGCCGCCTTCGGCAACTTTTCCGACTCCTACGACAGCTTCCGCGACAACGCCGCTCAGCTCTGGCCGATCCTGCGCGGCATCCACAACGCGCGTGTGATGCTGTTCTTCTTCCACGGCGATGATTTCGATCCCGGCGGGCGCGGGGAATCGGCGCGCAGCATCCTGTCCTCGCGCGGTCTGGACCACATCGTGGTGGATCAGCCGGCCCTGTTGACCGGCCACGGCGCCGCAACGACCGGCATGTTCGTCCGGCGCTTCGGCGCCTGCATCCTGCGCTTCGCCGAGGCCCCGCCGCGCCGGGGCGACCCGTCCTGCGACGAATCCTGGGGCCGCACGCCGAGCGCCGAGCTGATGCGGGCCGCGGCCCCGGAGCCGCGCACCGGCAGCGGCACCTCCTCCCCGGCGGGCACGGGCGCCCGCTCCTTCCTCGGAGTCTGGTACGGCGCCTACATCAACGGGCGGGAAATCGCGCTGGCGGTGGACCGGGTCGACGGCGACGCCGTCTATGCCGACTATGTGCTGGGGCCGGGCATGGAGGCCGACCAGCCGATGGAGCGCGCCCAGCGCAAGGGCCGCATCGAGAACGACGAGCTGGTCTTCGACGAAAAGGGGCGCAACGTGCTGCGCTACAGCATCCGGACGGACGGGCGCCTGTCCGCCACCTGGCTGGACCGTTCCGGCAAGGGCCGCCTGGAGACGACCCTCCGCCGGATGGACTGA